The genomic window CACAAACCCAGCCATGACTTATACCACGTGTTAGCGTTTCGTACTTTATTATATTAGCTCATTTATTAATTCAATATTCTCATTTTCAATTTTGTCAAATACTTCTCTTTCAAACTCCAAGAAACCACTTTTGTCTCTGGAAAATTTAATTTTTCCTGCTTCCAAATAATGTATAAAATCGCACAAATTAGTCAGTGTCTCGATTATATGGGAGGTGACAATTATGGTTTTGTTCCTTTCTTTTAATCGCAACAAAATCATTCGAATAATTCGACAGGTTTCAATGTCCAGTCCATTAAAAGGCTCGTCAAGAATCATTAAAGGTTTGTCTTGTTTTAGAACCCCTAACAATGCGAGTTTCTTTTTCATACCGGTGGAATATCCATCAATTATTTTATTCAATGGCAGGTTGAAGAGTTTATTCCATCGGTCTATGTCAAATTCGTTGTTTTTAAAAAGGCTCAGATATTCTTTTCCTGTGATACTCGAATAAAAGAAATTCTCGGTCACTAAATAAGCAACAGAATTTTTATTAATTTCTTTATTGTCAAATTGGATTGTCCCTGCTACTGGTTTCT from Myxococcales bacterium includes these protein-coding regions:
- a CDS encoding ATP-binding cassette domain-containing protein, which translates into the protein MIIIKNLTISYNKYQRVIDNLNLSLDENLIHGIVGLNGAGKTTLLNTLYGLKKPVAGTIQFDNKEINKNSVAYLVTENFFYSSITGKEYLSLFKNNEFDIDRWNKLFNLPLNKIIDGYSTGMKKKLALLGVLKQDKPLMILDEPFNGLDIETCRIIRMILLRLKERNKTIIVTSHIIETLTNLCDFIHYLEAGKIKFSRDKSGFLEFEREVFDKIENENIELINELI